In Dehalococcoidia bacterium, a single window of DNA contains:
- a CDS encoding PEP-utilizing enzyme, translating to MTANFSARTAEGAPDAFPVTWESPDDAGLSWRWDQKHMPGPISPLGMDLCRLSFDPGMTRGMQAIGQPVSVRSLRLNTFLYQAWDDDFPRLPAAVDAIQRATFERAVLMPQRWEQEFQPEVEAASSRLLGTPYPRLSNAELNELAGWTIAASERMWEIHGSLMFGWHITGVLTDLCARLLGFSEIEALELIQGEHNLSVEAASRLWHLAQEASAPVRDAILSRPGAEVYVRLPELEGGRAFFRTLREYVAAYGWRKDNFDIADKSWAEEPWRALDSVRLMLLTELDPAAGQRRQAQRAEARLAEALARLAANRDGLEEFMTIYDLVKHGPRLQENHNLVLDQKFLSLARLPFVEAGQRMAAAGVLAHGDDVIYLTVDEIRAFLDGDTTPRGETAHGRREEMERWRGGTPPALLGGAPPERARHDLAGDDVGAELPGQEKAGGLRGLPAAPGVVSGTARVVRLLSEAERIQAGDILVCDMTTPAWTPLFPALGGIVADTGGALSHCAVMAREYGVPCVVGTKVGTRVIPDGARISVDGGSGVVSVDSPASGTH from the coding sequence ATGACAGCAAATTTCAGCGCGAGGACCGCCGAGGGCGCCCCCGACGCGTTTCCCGTTACCTGGGAGAGTCCCGACGACGCCGGGCTCTCGTGGCGCTGGGACCAGAAGCACATGCCCGGCCCGATCAGCCCGCTGGGGATGGACCTCTGCCGGCTGAGCTTCGACCCGGGCATGACGCGCGGCATGCAGGCGATCGGCCAGCCGGTGTCCGTGCGCTCGCTGCGCCTCAACACGTTTCTCTACCAGGCGTGGGACGACGACTTCCCCCGGCTGCCGGCGGCGGTCGATGCGATCCAGCGCGCCACCTTCGAGCGCGCGGTGCTGATGCCGCAACGCTGGGAGCAGGAGTTCCAGCCGGAGGTCGAGGCCGCCAGCAGCCGTCTGCTCGGCACGCCCTACCCCCGCCTCTCGAACGCCGAACTGAACGAGCTGGCCGGCTGGACGATCGCGGCATCTGAACGCATGTGGGAGATCCACGGATCGCTGATGTTCGGCTGGCACATCACCGGCGTGTTGACCGATCTGTGCGCCCGGCTGCTCGGCTTCTCCGAGATCGAGGCGCTGGAGCTGATCCAGGGCGAGCACAACCTCTCCGTCGAAGCGGCGAGCCGCCTCTGGCATCTGGCGCAGGAGGCGTCGGCGCCGGTGCGCGACGCGATCCTCAGCCGTCCCGGCGCCGAGGTCTACGTCCGCCTGCCCGAACTCGAGGGCGGCCGCGCCTTCTTCCGCACCCTGCGCGAGTACGTGGCAGCCTACGGCTGGCGCAAAGACAACTTCGACATCGCCGACAAATCATGGGCGGAGGAACCCTGGCGGGCGCTGGACAGCGTGCGGCTGATGCTGCTGACGGAGCTTGACCCGGCCGCGGGGCAGCGGCGGCAGGCGCAGCGGGCCGAGGCACGGCTGGCCGAGGCGCTGGCACGGCTTGCCGCGAACCGCGACGGCCTGGAAGAGTTCATGACCATCTACGACCTGGTCAAGCACGGCCCGCGCCTGCAGGAGAACCACAATCTCGTGCTCGATCAGAAGTTCCTCTCGCTCGCCCGCCTGCCCTTCGTCGAGGCCGGGCAGCGCATGGCGGCGGCCGGTGTGCTGGCGCACGGCGACGACGTGATCTACCTGACCGTCGACGAGATCCGCGCCTTCCTCGATGGAGACACGACGCCGCGGGGCGAAACAGCGCACGGGCGCCGCGAGGAGATGGAGCGCTGGCGCGGCGGCACGCCGCCCGCGTTGCTCGGCGGCGCGCCGCCGGAGCGTGCGCGGCACGACCTGGCCGGCGATGACGTCGGCGCCGAGCTGCCAGGGCAAGAGAAGGCCGGCGGCCTGCGCGGCCTGCCGGCGGCGCCGGGCGTCGTCAGCGGCACGGCTCGCGTGGTGCGGCTTTTGAGTGAAGCCGAGCGCATCCAGGCCGGCGACATCCTCGTCTGCGACATGACGACGCCGGCCTGGACGCCGCTCTTTCCGGCGCTGGGCGGCATCGTCGCCGACACCGGCGGCGCGCTCTCGCACTGCGCCGTGATGGCGCGCGAGTACGGCGTGCCCTGCGTGGTCGGCACCAAAGTCGGGACGCGCGTGATTCCGGACGGCGCCCGCATCAGCGTGGACGGCGGCAGCGGCGTCGTGAGCGTGGACTCGCCGGCCTCAGGAACGCATTGA
- a CDS encoding HAD-IC family P-type ATPase, with amino-acid sequence MSADEGLVLQAVAAASEAVGPPPSVARRGLTSAEAAERALRGLSNRVPRRERSDLAILRANATTFFNLVLGSLVATLLVLAVVDRNAGLAQDAGFVGLVAIANIAVGTFQEIRAVRMLRGLVAITAPQALVVRDGEPRRIAAEEVVQGDLIALRPGDQVVADGPIVSGMAEIDESLLTGEAKSVARREGARLRSGSFCTAGTCWYTAEAVGGSAYAQQLTFEAQTLVRRLTPLQLRFNRILRVLLTATMVLGVLLLISYNVADRGFAESVRAATATISSVVPEGLLLSMTVAFAIGAVRVSRRGAIVQQIAAVEALNYVDVVCLDKTGTITANVLSVADVRWREVEDDLLPWLGAFAAASEGESRTADALAAAFAHRSNGAESAEGVPFSSARRWSARTLTLHDVRRTFLLGAPETVLPLCAGGAEDLEAAYRDVVQAGKRGVIFAEAAAIAGDAVAQPVQALALIVLADALRPEIGTAFTTMAALGIEPKIISGDNPQTVAALVAQLGIRLRGDVISGAEL; translated from the coding sequence GTGAGCGCTGATGAAGGGTTGGTACTCCAGGCAGTGGCCGCCGCCAGCGAGGCAGTCGGTCCGCCACCTTCGGTCGCCAGGCGCGGCCTGACCTCGGCCGAAGCAGCCGAGCGCGCCCTGCGCGGCCTCTCCAACCGCGTGCCACGCCGCGAGCGCTCCGACCTCGCCATCCTCCGCGCCAACGCCACGACCTTCTTCAACCTGGTGCTCGGCTCGCTGGTGGCGACGCTGCTGGTGCTGGCGGTGGTAGATCGCAACGCCGGCCTGGCGCAGGATGCCGGCTTCGTCGGGCTGGTGGCGATCGCGAATATCGCTGTCGGCACGTTCCAGGAGATCCGCGCGGTGCGCATGCTGCGCGGACTGGTTGCCATCACCGCGCCGCAGGCGCTGGTCGTGCGCGACGGCGAACCGCGGCGTATCGCGGCCGAGGAGGTCGTGCAGGGCGACCTGATCGCCCTGCGCCCCGGCGATCAGGTTGTCGCCGACGGGCCGATCGTCTCCGGAATGGCTGAGATCGACGAGTCACTGCTGACGGGCGAAGCGAAGTCGGTGGCCCGGCGCGAGGGAGCGCGACTGCGATCGGGCAGCTTCTGCACGGCCGGCACCTGCTGGTACACGGCCGAGGCGGTGGGCGGGAGCGCCTACGCCCAGCAGCTTACCTTCGAGGCGCAGACGCTGGTGCGTCGCCTCACCCCGCTGCAACTCCGTTTCAACCGCATCCTGCGCGTGCTGCTCACGGCGACCATGGTGCTCGGCGTGCTGCTGCTGATCTCCTACAACGTGGCGGATCGCGGCTTCGCCGAATCGGTGCGGGCGGCGACGGCTACCATCTCGTCGGTCGTGCCGGAAGGGCTGCTGCTGAGCATGACCGTCGCCTTCGCCATCGGCGCGGTGCGTGTCTCGCGGCGCGGCGCCATCGTCCAGCAGATCGCGGCCGTCGAGGCGCTCAACTACGTCGATGTCGTGTGCCTGGACAAGACCGGCACGATCACGGCCAACGTCCTCAGCGTCGCCGACGTGCGGTGGCGCGAAGTCGAGGACGACCTCCTTCCCTGGCTCGGTGCCTTCGCCGCCGCCAGCGAGGGCGAGAGCCGCACCGCGGATGCGCTGGCGGCGGCCTTCGCGCACCGCTCAAACGGCGCCGAATCCGCCGAAGGCGTGCCCTTCAGCTCGGCACGGCGTTGGAGCGCCCGCACGCTTACTCTGCACGACGTGCGCCGCACCTTCCTGCTCGGCGCCCCGGAGACCGTGCTGCCGCTGTGCGCGGGTGGCGCCGAAGACCTGGAGGCGGCCTACCGCGATGTAGTGCAGGCGGGAAAGCGCGGCGTGATCTTTGCCGAGGCCGCCGCGATCGCCGGCGACGCGGTGGCGCAGCCGGTCCAGGCGCTGGCGCTGATCGTCCTCGCCGATGCGCTGCGGCCGGAGATCGGCACAGCCTTCACGACGATGGCAGCACTCGGCATCGAGCCGAAGATCATCAGCGGCGACAACCCGCAGACGGTGGCGGCGCTGGTCGCGCAGCTGGGGATCCGGCTGCGCGGCGATGTCATCTCCGGCGCGGAGCTGG
- a CDS encoding WD40 repeat domain-containing protein — translation MLAARKFETFCVEPKERWAFGGTFSGQIVAVEIETFAVMGEVQAHAGTIIAMAAHARLPYIACLSMDRTVSVWRYNEKGHLFPVMTCSIRDVRPSNDDGVVGFVQSNSQTIAFHGTLPRIVTRSGNAGLLELDFDDDGTVSVVRCVRLHGDMDIVTARYAGESSRVLSGDGEGVVILSEEGEELKRWQVADRSIHWFEHLGGATYLLASDACLVARLDLYNGEAPAIGSPFTRDDLEQVTYNPVSGRAFAASFDRNIYEVDPRTLEPLGVVYKAPFKCRWLKSLQRDPSILLVQVRDGGLHKVDLESGKALAVIKDTPEALWTAVSTPAGDILLSGEGEAVTRLQINGTANTARKPVFSALRVPVGALQPGAYTKRMVYQTSTGRLVLGRTDGDIVVGEDGAFRRLTNLGSAVRDLAVAPEGDALFVACEDGHGYRVDLGRGERLLDFSAPHGKALWSLAHNPTRNLVAFLERNGTLSVLDADDFTPIIADVVTSRAKRAKWLDADRLLYSHSEELHELNVVSGATRARVTHAGNTIEDFIWDGGQNYLVLICYTCMLLLYDFSTDQLLSVVPDQIDYSKGLIWVDTKADPRLYPLDFLTFGRSGTAHHFRIHDEKILALGPVNAGPILKAMPAPELVSVRS, via the coding sequence ATGCTCGCTGCGCGCAAGTTCGAGACATTCTGCGTTGAGCCGAAGGAACGCTGGGCTTTCGGCGGCACCTTCTCCGGCCAGATCGTCGCCGTCGAGATCGAGACCTTCGCGGTGATGGGCGAGGTGCAGGCGCACGCCGGCACGATCATCGCCATGGCCGCCCACGCCAGGCTGCCCTATATCGCCTGCCTCTCGATGGACCGCACCGTGTCCGTTTGGCGCTACAACGAGAAGGGCCACCTCTTTCCCGTCATGACCTGCTCCATTCGCGACGTGCGGCCGTCCAACGACGACGGCGTGGTCGGCTTCGTGCAGTCCAACTCGCAGACGATCGCCTTCCACGGCACGCTGCCGCGCATCGTCACGCGCAGCGGCAACGCCGGCCTGCTCGAGCTGGACTTCGACGACGACGGCACGGTGTCCGTCGTGCGCTGCGTGCGCCTGCACGGCGACATGGACATCGTCACCGCCCGCTACGCCGGTGAATCGAGCCGCGTGCTGAGCGGCGACGGCGAGGGCGTCGTCATCCTCTCCGAGGAGGGCGAGGAGCTGAAGCGCTGGCAGGTGGCCGACCGCAGCATCCACTGGTTCGAGCACCTGGGCGGCGCCACCTATCTGCTGGCCAGCGACGCCTGCCTCGTCGCCCGGCTCGACCTCTACAACGGCGAAGCGCCCGCGATCGGCTCGCCCTTCACGCGCGACGATCTGGAGCAGGTGACGTACAATCCCGTCTCCGGCCGCGCCTTCGCCGCCAGCTTCGACCGCAACATCTACGAGGTCGATCCGCGGACGCTGGAGCCGCTCGGCGTGGTCTACAAGGCGCCGTTCAAGTGCCGCTGGCTGAAGTCGCTGCAGCGCGACCCTTCGATCCTGCTGGTGCAGGTGCGCGACGGCGGGCTGCACAAGGTCGACCTGGAGAGCGGCAAGGCGCTGGCGGTGATCAAGGACACGCCCGAGGCGCTGTGGACTGCGGTGAGCACGCCGGCCGGCGACATCCTGCTCTCCGGCGAAGGCGAGGCGGTGACGCGCCTGCAGATCAACGGCACGGCGAACACCGCGCGCAAGCCCGTCTTCTCCGCGCTGCGCGTGCCCGTCGGCGCGCTGCAGCCCGGCGCCTACACCAAGCGCATGGTGTACCAGACGTCGACGGGCCGGCTGGTGCTCGGCCGCACGGACGGCGACATCGTCGTCGGCGAGGACGGCGCCTTCCGCCGCCTGACCAACCTCGGCTCCGCCGTGCGCGACCTGGCCGTGGCGCCGGAGGGCGATGCCCTGTTCGTCGCCTGCGAGGACGGCCACGGCTACCGCGTCGATCTCGGCAGGGGCGAGCGACTGCTCGACTTCTCCGCGCCGCACGGCAAGGCGCTCTGGTCGCTCGCCCACAACCCCACGCGCAACCTGGTCGCCTTCCTCGAACGCAACGGCACGCTTTCCGTGCTCGACGCGGACGACTTCACGCCCATCATCGCGGATGTCGTCACCAGCCGGGCGAAGCGGGCCAAGTGGCTCGACGCCGACCGGCTGCTCTACTCGCACAGCGAAGAGCTGCACGAGCTGAATGTCGTCAGCGGCGCCACGCGGGCGCGCGTCACGCACGCGGGCAACACGATCGAAGACTTCATCTGGGACGGCGGCCAGAACTATCTGGTGCTGATCTGCTACACCTGCATGCTGCTGCTGTACGACTTCAGCACGGACCAGCTGCTCAGCGTCGTGCCGGACCAGATCGATTACTCCAAGGGGCTGATCTGGGTCGATACCAAGGCCGACCCGCGGCTCTATCCGCTCGACTTCCTCACCTTCGGCCGTTCGGGCACCGCGCATCACTTCCGCATTCATGACGAGAAGATCCTGGCGCTGGGCCCCGTCAATGCCGGTCCGATCCTCAAAGCGATGCCGGCGCCTGAACTTGTGAGCGTGCGATCGTGA
- a CDS encoding PLP-dependent aminotransferase family protein — translation MTIGEGVSTAIPGGLWQATAASEIVSGWTKELMAAYGGRELYDAPDSIVFGAGYPDLPSQPLAGLAAAARAALEKDGSLALQYDDKRGNLLLRGWLAERLRAQEGMAAGPENFFLTCGSNQAIQLIPTVFLNPGDGALVERPTYGGALDVMRSCGAALAGVEMDDGGAIPASLEQAIERLTGTGHPPRLFYTQPTMHNPTGLTAPLERREAIAAICDRHRVLIMEDDAYGEIRVEGERLPSYFTLTGGHGVLRLSTISKMLATGLRVGWVTGRADLIAVLHALPAEGNISPLITRMVAEFCLSGGQDAHLQRVIPLYRERRDRLLAALAQQCTPYATWTRPEGGFFLWLTLAPGIDGVRLNAALRREHVEARRGGPYYLDREDGLHLRLSYSMLAVPEIEEGVRRLGRALAASMRS, via the coding sequence ATGACGATCGGTGAAGGCGTCTCGACCGCGATCCCCGGCGGCCTCTGGCAGGCGACGGCCGCGAGCGAGATCGTCTCCGGCTGGACGAAGGAGCTGATGGCGGCGTACGGCGGCCGCGAGCTGTATGACGCGCCCGACTCGATCGTCTTCGGCGCCGGCTATCCCGATCTGCCCTCGCAGCCGCTGGCGGGGCTGGCCGCGGCGGCACGCGCCGCGCTGGAGAAGGACGGCTCGTTGGCGCTGCAGTACGACGACAAGCGCGGCAACCTGCTGCTGCGCGGCTGGCTGGCCGAGCGCTTGCGGGCACAGGAAGGCATGGCGGCCGGGCCGGAGAACTTCTTCCTCACCTGCGGCAGCAACCAGGCGATCCAGCTCATCCCCACCGTCTTCCTCAATCCCGGGGATGGGGCGCTGGTGGAGCGACCGACCTACGGCGGCGCCCTCGACGTGATGCGCAGTTGCGGGGCGGCGCTGGCCGGCGTGGAGATGGACGACGGCGGCGCGATCCCGGCGTCGCTTGAGCAGGCGATCGAGCGGTTGACGGGAACCGGTCATCCGCCGCGGCTCTTCTACACGCAGCCGACCATGCACAACCCGACCGGCCTCACCGCCCCGCTGGAGCGGCGCGAGGCGATCGCCGCGATCTGCGACCGCCACCGCGTACTGATCATGGAGGACGACGCCTACGGCGAGATCCGGGTGGAGGGCGAACGGCTGCCATCCTACTTCACGCTCACGGGCGGCCACGGCGTGCTGCGGCTCAGCACGATTTCGAAGATGCTGGCCACCGGTCTGCGCGTCGGCTGGGTGACGGGCCGCGCCGACCTGATCGCCGTGCTGCATGCCCTGCCGGCGGAAGGCAACATCAGCCCGCTGATCACGCGCATGGTGGCCGAGTTCTGCCTGAGCGGGGGGCAGGACGCGCACCTGCAGCGGGTGATTCCCCTCTACCGCGAGCGCCGCGACCGGCTGCTGGCGGCGCTGGCGCAGCAGTGCACGCCCTACGCCACCTGGACGCGGCCGGAGGGCGGCTTCTTCCTCTGGTTGACGCTGGCGCCCGGCATCGACGGCGTGCGGCTGAACGCGGCGCTGCGCCGCGAGCACGTGGAGGCGCGGCGCGGCGGGCCGTACTACCTCGACCGCGAGGACGGCCTGCACCTGCGGCTCAGCTACTCGATGCTCGCCGTGCCAGAGATCGAGGAAGGCGTGCGCCGGTTGGGCCGGGCGCTGGCCGCGTCAATGCGTTCCTGA
- a CDS encoding response regulator gives MARQLILVADDDAPTRRWLRLILEQDGYAVVEAASGRQALAAVAAHSPCLLLLDLNMPDMNGLQVCAALVRRRLTIPVLLLTAQRLPPATIAGQRAFIYLRKPVDEDRLLAEVARLVA, from the coding sequence ATGGCTCGTCAGCTGATCCTCGTTGCCGACGACGACGCGCCAACACGGCGCTGGTTGCGTCTCATCCTGGAACAGGACGGGTATGCGGTCGTCGAGGCGGCTAGCGGCCGCCAGGCGCTCGCGGCGGTTGCGGCTCACTCGCCCTGCCTGCTGCTGCTTGACCTCAACATGCCGGACATGAACGGCTTGCAGGTGTGCGCTGCCCTTGTACGGCGTCGCCTAACCATTCCCGTGCTCCTCCTCACCGCCCAGCGGCTGCCCCCGGCCACCATCGCCGGACAGCGTGCCTTCATCTACCTGCGCAAACCGGTAGATGAGGATCGGCTGCTGGCCGAGGTTGCGCGGCTCGTTGCCTGA
- a CDS encoding WD40 repeat domain-containing protein, whose amino-acid sequence MIRHRSPVSGVDAWGGRYVATAGYDSQLILWDAVKKTSLTRANHDHLVNQCRFTNCGRYLVSSSSDYTARVWTVPDLRLVSVLNGHDDDVEMAVPSPDGEQIATASRDHDVRIFARGGGLRHRLRGHTADVISVEWIREGRELVSSSDDGTVRRWSAESGAALQTVDLGGIESDTVVYADTGVLYVGNDTGEIVPIRDGVRPAIHAHRSGIKRLVYHAATRTLLSASYDRTIRLWDVLPDGGLHSRHEAEAPPSIWLRSAAFAAPDRLVFGTFGSGYATYDVARGAWDLGLVDDTPGTNAVRCAGGAVYTVGDAGVVCRDGRPLSDLGSLCNFLGEWRGRVVTGGHLGILFDAESGAALHQHWSPLNCCASFTRHGEEHLIVGAYTGEGLVFRTDADGAPRLVATLKLHDNAIKGLACNGAQIFSVCATGAAAWHAIDGFACERRVEHAHEKISNGAACLPDGRFVSVSRDRKLRIWSAEGVASVIPTPHDHSVKCVAVSRDGSLIAAGAYDGKVALYDWRRGEWRHTERASAFGISSVAPAADGDGFLASSYDGQVYAVRTAVAASSEAV is encoded by the coding sequence GTGATACGTCATCGCTCTCCCGTCAGCGGCGTCGATGCCTGGGGCGGGCGCTACGTCGCCACCGCCGGCTACGACAGCCAGCTCATCCTCTGGGACGCGGTTAAGAAGACCAGCTTGACGCGCGCCAACCACGACCACCTGGTCAACCAGTGTCGCTTCACGAACTGCGGCCGCTACCTCGTCAGCAGCAGCAGCGACTACACGGCCCGCGTCTGGACGGTGCCCGATCTGCGGCTCGTCTCCGTGCTCAACGGCCACGACGACGACGTGGAGATGGCCGTGCCCAGCCCCGACGGCGAGCAGATCGCTACCGCCTCGCGCGACCATGACGTGCGCATCTTCGCGCGCGGGGGCGGGCTGCGCCACCGGCTGCGCGGCCACACCGCCGACGTGATCTCGGTGGAGTGGATCCGCGAGGGCCGTGAGCTGGTCTCCAGCAGCGACGACGGCACGGTGCGACGCTGGTCGGCCGAGAGCGGCGCTGCGCTGCAGACGGTGGACCTCGGCGGCATCGAGTCGGACACCGTGGTCTACGCCGATACCGGCGTGCTCTACGTCGGCAACGACACCGGCGAGATCGTGCCGATCCGCGACGGGGTCCGGCCCGCGATCCACGCCCACAGGTCCGGCATCAAGCGGCTGGTCTACCATGCCGCGACGCGCACGCTGCTCAGCGCCAGCTACGACCGCACGATTCGCCTCTGGGACGTGCTGCCGGACGGCGGCCTGCACTCCCGTCACGAGGCGGAGGCGCCGCCCTCGATCTGGCTGCGCTCGGCCGCCTTTGCCGCGCCGGACCGGCTCGTGTTCGGCACGTTCGGCAGCGGCTATGCCACGTATGACGTGGCCCGCGGCGCCTGGGATCTCGGCCTGGTGGACGACACGCCGGGCACCAATGCGGTGCGCTGCGCCGGCGGCGCCGTCTACACGGTCGGCGACGCTGGCGTCGTCTGCCGTGACGGCCGGCCACTCAGCGACCTCGGCAGCCTCTGCAACTTCCTCGGCGAGTGGCGCGGCCGCGTCGTCACCGGCGGGCACCTGGGCATTCTCTTCGACGCGGAGAGCGGCGCGGCGCTGCATCAGCACTGGTCGCCGCTCAACTGCTGCGCGAGCTTCACACGCCACGGCGAGGAGCACCTGATCGTCGGCGCCTACACGGGCGAAGGGCTCGTCTTCCGCACGGACGCCGACGGCGCCCCGCGGCTCGTCGCCACACTGAAGCTGCACGACAACGCGATCAAGGGGCTGGCCTGCAACGGCGCTCAGATCTTCAGCGTCTGCGCCACGGGCGCCGCCGCCTGGCACGCGATCGACGGCTTCGCCTGCGAGCGGCGCGTCGAGCACGCGCACGAGAAGATCAGCAACGGCGCCGCCTGCCTGCCCGACGGCCGCTTCGTCAGCGTCAGCCGCGACCGCAAGCTGCGCATCTGGTCAGCGGAGGGCGTGGCCTCGGTAATCCCCACGCCGCACGACCATTCGGTGAAGTGCGTCGCCGTCTCGCGCGATGGCTCGCTGATCGCCGCCGGCGCCTACGACGGCAAGGTCGCGCTCTACGACTGGCGGCGGGGCGAGTGGCGGCACACGGAGCGGGCCAGCGCCTTCGGCATCTCCTCGGTGGCGCCGGCGGCCGATGGTGATGGCTTCCTCGCCAGCTCCTACGACGGCCAGGTGTACGCCGTGCGCACGGCGGTCGCCGCCTCCTCCGAGGCCGTATGA
- a CDS encoding VOC family protein, translating to MEVQRIRWAGVRTHDFASTVRFFSEVMGLSPNQTDTTRMAAGFRLPSGQQFEVFGPASRYFPLHGCPVLGFEVDDVHAARRELEAAGVEFVSEVIEEPSGEAWTYFRGPDGVLYELTQPERGWPPWRTGT from the coding sequence ATGGAAGTCCAGAGGATTCGCTGGGCGGGGGTGCGCACGCACGACTTCGCCAGCACCGTGCGCTTCTTCAGCGAAGTGATGGGCCTCTCCCCGAACCAGACCGACACGACGAGGATGGCCGCGGGCTTCCGCCTGCCATCCGGGCAGCAGTTCGAGGTGTTCGGTCCGGCCTCGCGCTACTTCCCCTTGCACGGCTGCCCGGTGCTGGGCTTCGAGGTGGACGACGTCCACGCGGCGCGCCGGGAACTGGAGGCGGCCGGCGTCGAGTTCGTCAGCGAGGTGATCGAGGAGCCCAGCGGCGAGGCCTGGACCTACTTCCGTGGCCCCGACGGCGTACTCTACGAGCTGACGCAGCCCGAGCGCGGCTGGCCGCCATGGCGCACCGGAACGTAA
- a CDS encoding SUMF1/EgtB/PvdO family nonheme iron enzyme gives MELVAIPGGVLRMGSTAAQVEACVATWSPRLIDPTWDVERFRQWILKEFPQHPVRVARFALARFPVTNREYAAFLAVTARALPESLAAAEPDDHPVWGVSWDDANAYAAWLSGRKGRVLRLPTEAEWEFAARGDADREYPYGDAFDPALCNTVESGIGHTTPVDRYPYGASAFGICDLAGNVEEWTADCYAPYPGGRFIADDLVRLVGPEYRILRGGSFALGGDLARCARRHGRHPGALFRFTGFRLAADEA, from the coding sequence ATGGAACTGGTGGCGATCCCCGGCGGCGTGCTGCGGATGGGATCGACCGCCGCCCAGGTGGAGGCCTGTGTCGCCACCTGGAGTCCACGGCTGATCGATCCCACGTGGGATGTCGAGCGCTTCCGGCAGTGGATCCTGAAGGAGTTCCCTCAGCATCCAGTGCGCGTTGCACGCTTCGCACTGGCGCGCTTTCCCGTCACCAACCGCGAGTATGCCGCTTTTCTCGCCGTGACGGCGCGCGCCCTGCCGGAATCGCTTGCCGCCGCCGAGCCGGACGATCACCCGGTCTGGGGTGTCTCCTGGGACGACGCGAACGCCTACGCCGCCTGGCTCTCGGGCCGGAAGGGCCGGGTTCTGCGCCTGCCGACCGAGGCCGAGTGGGAATTCGCCGCGCGTGGCGATGCGGACCGTGAGTATCCATACGGCGACGCCTTCGATCCCGCACTGTGCAACACCGTCGAGTCGGGCATCGGTCACACGACGCCGGTCGATCGCTACCCGTATGGCGCCTCGGCGTTCGGCATCTGCGACCTCGCCGGCAACGTCGAGGAGTGGACCGCCGACTGCTACGCGCCATATCCCGGCGGCAGGTTCATCGCGGACGACCTGGTCCGCCTGGTAGGCCCGGAATACCGGATTCTACGCGGTGGTTCCTTCGCGCTCGGCGGCGATCTGGCGCGTTGCGCTCGCCGGCATGGCCGGCATCCCGGCGCCTTGTTTCGTTTCACCGGTTTTCGCCTGGCCGCGGACGAGGCGTAG
- a CDS encoding class I SAM-dependent methyltransferase, with amino-acid sequence MTSEQDPANQFFELATVYRLSALLFAALELDVFSLIPAAGAPASAIARALGVEEERLRLLLNPLAGMGILTLRQDGGFALPPAFAALLAHGPEYRGDQFLRHKEAAGHWLRLAEIVRGDGSSPAYYGELLQSASVQPYLESIRRTNRPHAEAMLRRLADLIPRLRRVLDLGGGHGYYGERLLELNPALRVTVLDVEQSIAYCRERQQDNPNRERFDFLVGDARTHDLENAFDLVLINDLLHYFPMPEKAEIVRRGVRALAPGGTLALMKVRLDAAGVRPPSSALFSLMVFVNTQCAWLESDAEAEELLRQAGLRELRTLQLHEERTLLLGVR; translated from the coding sequence ATGACGAGCGAACAGGACCCCGCCAACCAGTTCTTCGAGCTGGCCACCGTCTACCGGCTCTCGGCGCTGCTCTTCGCCGCCCTGGAGCTGGACGTGTTCTCGCTGATCCCGGCGGCGGGCGCGCCGGCGTCCGCGATTGCGCGGGCGCTGGGCGTCGAAGAGGAGCGGCTGCGCCTGCTGCTCAATCCGCTGGCCGGCATGGGCATTCTCACCCTGCGCCAGGACGGCGGCTTCGCGCTGCCGCCTGCCTTCGCCGCCCTGCTGGCGCACGGTCCGGAGTACCGCGGCGATCAGTTCCTGCGCCACAAAGAGGCGGCGGGGCACTGGCTGCGGCTGGCCGAGATCGTGCGCGGCGACGGCAGCAGCCCGGCCTATTACGGTGAGCTGCTGCAGAGCGCCTCGGTGCAGCCGTATTTGGAAAGCATCCGCCGCACCAACCGGCCCCACGCCGAGGCGATGCTGCGGCGGCTCGCGGACCTGATCCCCCGGCTGCGCCGCGTGCTCGATCTCGGCGGCGGCCACGGCTACTACGGCGAGCGGCTGCTGGAGCTGAACCCGGCGCTGCGCGTCACGGTGCTCGACGTGGAGCAGAGCATCGCCTACTGCCGCGAGCGCCAGCAGGACAATCCCAACCGCGAGCGCTTCGACTTCCTCGTGGGCGACGCGCGCACGCATGATTTGGAGAACGCGTTCGACCTGGTGCTGATCAACGACCTGCTGCACTACTTCCCCATGCCGGAGAAGGCGGAGATCGTGCGGCGCGGCGTGCGGGCGTTGGCGCCCGGCGGCACGCTGGCGCTGATGAAGGTGCGGCTGGACGCGGCCGGCGTGCGCCCGCCGTCCTCGGCGCTCTTCTCGCTGATGGTCTTCGTCAACACGCAGTGCGCCTGGCTGGAAAGCGATGCGGAGGCGGAGGAGCTGCTGCGCCAGGCGGGCCTGCGCGAGCTGCGCACGCTGCAACTGCACGAGGAGCGCACGTTGCTGCTCGGCGTCCGCTGA